In Candidatus Aminicenantes bacterium, a single genomic region encodes these proteins:
- a CDS encoding SPFH domain-containing protein has protein sequence MGLIKKIRGEFIDIVQWLDDSPDTLLYRFERYENEIKYGAKLVVRESQIAVFVNEGQIADLFSPGTYTLETQNMPILTTLKGWKYGFHSPFKAEVYFANTRQYTDRKWGTSNPIMMRDPEFGPIRLRAFGNYALRVKDPADLIRQVAGTESRFTSDEITEQLKNIIITRFSDLLAESAIPAFDLATQYDELSALVHKKIAAEFEEYGIELTKFLVENISFPPEVEEAIDKRSSMGVIGNLDRYMQYQSANAMESAAENPGGTAGEGIGLGMGFAMANQMVKGFPQQMGGGSQETPPPIPGETKVYMALKGERQGPFNSAELQAKIVSGELTKDTLVWKSGMENWRKAGEVPEIARMFAAEPPPIPEPEPQS, from the coding sequence AAGAAGATCCGCGGGGAGTTCATTGACATTGTTCAGTGGCTGGATGACTCTCCGGACACCCTGTTGTACCGCTTTGAACGGTACGAAAACGAAATCAAGTACGGCGCCAAGCTGGTAGTCCGGGAATCCCAGATAGCCGTGTTCGTCAACGAAGGACAAATCGCCGATTTGTTCTCACCGGGAACCTACACCCTGGAAACCCAGAACATGCCCATCCTGACCACGTTGAAGGGCTGGAAATACGGTTTTCACAGCCCGTTCAAGGCGGAAGTCTATTTCGCCAACACCCGGCAGTATACAGACCGCAAATGGGGCACCAGCAATCCGATCATGATGCGGGATCCGGAATTCGGCCCCATCCGCCTGCGGGCTTTCGGCAACTACGCCCTGCGCGTCAAGGACCCGGCCGACCTGATCCGCCAGGTGGCGGGCACGGAAAGCCGCTTCACCTCCGATGAAATCACCGAGCAATTGAAAAACATCATTATCACGCGGTTTTCCGACCTGCTGGCGGAAAGCGCCATCCCCGCTTTCGATCTGGCCACCCAGTACGATGAATTGTCGGCCCTGGTCCATAAAAAGATCGCCGCGGAATTTGAGGAATACGGCATTGAATTGACCAAGTTCCTGGTTGAAAACATCTCGTTTCCCCCGGAAGTGGAAGAAGCCATCGACAAACGCAGCAGCATGGGCGTGATCGGCAACCTGGACCGCTACATGCAATACCAGTCGGCCAACGCCATGGAGAGCGCGGCGGAAAACCCCGGGGGAACCGCGGGAGAGGGCATCGGACTGGGAATGGGCTTTGCCATGGCCAACCAGATGGTCAAAGGTTTTCCCCAGCAGATGGGAGGCGGCTCGCAGGAAACCCCGCCGCCGATCCCCGGAGAAACCAAGGTCTACATGGCGCTAAAAGGCGAACGCCAGGGACCGTTCAACAGCGCAGAACTCCAGGCAAAGATCGTGTCCGGAGAACTCACCAAAGACACGCTGGTCTGGAAGTCCGGCATGGAGAACTGGCGCAAAGCCGGGGAAGTCCCCGAAATTGCCCGTATGTTCGCGGCCGAACCGCCGCCCATCCCCGAGCCCGAACCACAGAGCTGA